The window CTACAAAtatccgctttcatgcaaattattttttaataagACAGCGAGCCGTAGAAAAGCACCATTCAAGTGCAGTATGTGAATTAATGGGGAAAATTGTAGTTAGTAATTTAGATGTCACGGAATGAACTTCGTAAAATTTGTCAAGTCTTTTGTCTCGAAGCACAGCAAATACGCAATCCCTTTAGATTAAGGCTAGATCTGAGCTAGTTGTATAATTCGTAACTCTGAATTATGTGACCATGAGGCCACGGAAAATATACTAAATCGATAATTGATTTCTAATTCCAGACAAGCAGCAGGAGCTGGACTTGCCGTCGTTGCGTATAGAGGACACTGAACCACGGGCAGCCAAGAAAAAAGAACGTCCTCGCCATGGCTCGAACACCATGTCTCAGATCTCTGGCGTCAAGAGGCCACTATGTCATACCAACAGTTTCACAGGGGAGAAACTGCCCAAACACGGCGTAGAAACACCACACGAAGAGGATCTGGGCCGCATGCTGGGAGACATTGACCGCTGGGGAATAGATATCTTCAGGATAGGAGAACTGTCCAACAATCGACCTCTTACTGCCGTCGCTTACACCTGCTTCCAGGTTAGTAACACTCCAGTCAAGTTCAAAGGTCAGTCTACGTGATAGTAGTTGTCTGGTCGGTATCACATTTTTTTTCCCTTCTATTTTTCTTGTTACCAGCTTGCCTAGTGCAAACAGAGATAGTTCTATTAAGATAAAATGGGGTCCCTGACATTAATGTTTTGAGTTTTACCACACTAATTCTGGGAAAGTGCTTGGATAAATCTTGGgattctttatttcattttaacaTTAATGGGACCCTAATTTAGTTCGAACATCATAATAAGACAAATTGTTAGACATTTACACACAGTAGAGAAACATGGGTGACATTCAACAATATGACTGGTTTCATCTGGACATGACTAGATTTATCACTTGTTTATTCCTCTCCATTACTTCTGTTGGAAAGAACATTAATGTTTTTACTATTACTCTTCCTGGCTATTTTCTAATTATATGAGGTTGGCACTGCaagtggatttagcccagttttatggctaaATGGCCTTCCTAAAACCATCCCTAtgtggatgtattcactattctgtCTCCCTGTAGTTGTTGGTAGCGTGATGTGTTTTGTAAGACTAactcaaatacccagtccccgagccagagaaattaattgGACATAGCTAAAATCCTCAGTCTGATTGGGCATTAAACCTAGGACCCTTCAAACctaaggccactacactgaccatccAGTGGAGTCGGtcattggaaaataaatttaatatgACATGGAAACCAGAACGAATTGGCAATTTTTCCCTTAATAAGCcaggattgacgttaaaaattggGATGTCCAGCAACTCTAtaaaatgtacatttcaatattttaatgtAGTTAAAAGCTAACTGTGTGTTTGTTGTTTGTTACAGAACCGTGAGCTGTTGAAGACATTCATGATCCCCCCAAAAGTATTCGTCACTTTCATGATGACATTGGAAGACCATTACGTAAAAGACAACCCGTTCCACAATAGCTTACATGCTGCAGACGTAACACAGTCCACCAATGTTCTCCTCAACTCACCAGCACTAGAATCTGTGTTCACACCTCTAGAGATCATGGCTGCACTCTTCGCAGCCACTATCCATGATGTGGACCATCCAGGCCTCACCAACCAGTTCCTTATCAACTCCAGTGAGTATCTTGCATATCGAAACATGAAAATTAGTTTTGAAATGGCCATTGTAAAGCCATACTGAATTAAGCACCACAAAATTAATTTGTGGAAAACCAAAGTTAAAATTTAGTCATGAAATTAAATTAACTGTATGATTTCCATTATGCAGGCTGAGTCTCTCCTTAATGGCAAAATGCAGGAAGGTGACTAGGGCCATGATAAAGAGGAtagtttttttttaacaatttgctgcacatcgcaccaagacagataggtcttatggcaacgatgggatagaaaaggcctaggagtgggaagtaagcagccatggccttaattacggtacagtcccagcatttgcctggtgtgaaaatggaaaaccgtggaaaactatcttcagggctgccgacaatggggttcgaacccactatctcccggatgcaagctcacagttgcgcgcccctaatcgcgtGGCTAACTTGCCCGGTGAAAGAGGATAGTAACAACTATCCATTATACAACTAATTAATTATAGTTCATCAAAGTTGGAGGAGAAAGTGCAGTGTGTTGCATTGTGCTGACTTTAGCATGTCAACAGAAGTCACTTTGAGTAACTGCTGTGACATTTCTTGTGCAGCCCGGCATAGACCCTGTTATGCAAAGTGCACTCATCGATAGTCTGTCCTCAGTTTGTAGTTTGAGAAGGTCTCGTACACACCCTCTATTCACGCTCGCACTTAAATTGTGTATGTTATGATTGTTACTAAGGACTGACAATTGTTCCAGAATCATCAGATGTGGGCCTGGATGTGCAAGTACTATTTTAGTAGCATGCAGTTTAGTACAAAATTGGTAGTGAATTTGATTGAgaataaataaaaactgaaaattgaaattgaaattgtaCATCTTGACTTTGTTATCTTCCTTATCACTTTGCTTTTTTGCCATAGAGGAGAGTCTCACTCAGTATACTCATATTTAAGACATTGTGTGCACTTGGTTCATTATGGCTGGCCGAGATCTCAGTTGTGTAGTACATTATGGCTAAATCCTTTTTGTGATATAAGTTTGATTTTTGTGGGATATGACAGTTCATTATGATACAGAATAATTCtgggtttttaaaataattttattaaactgGCTATAGGATATCTGTGCATATTTATCTGTAAACAATCTGAAGAAACACAGAGTGCTTACATTCAGCAATCTTTTTATCAAATACATAGTCCTCACCATCAGTGTCAGAATCTAGGGGTTCAACATCATCAGAATCTTCCTCTTTTTCTTCATGTACTAACAGGGACTTGTAAAATTCATACTGTAATGAATTGAAGGAACATCTGTACTTAATCTCAGAAGTTGAAGACAGGTAGCTGACTCATCCTTCCATCCTACAATAGCTGAGAGTGTGATTTTAACATGCTTTTCTGTGTTTGAGACTGAGTACACTTCCTTTCTTCATTTGAGAATAATCATATATAGAGAGGTAATATGATGAGTACAATGGATTGTCcttatccttttgtgttttcttgtTTGTCCTTTTGTaatctctttctgttgatccctctTCCTACACTACCTGCCGTTGTGTTTGTCCAGTTATGTATTCCTTTTCTTGTTCATGTCTCTCTGtagtatatgacttgatttgacacatGTTTGTTCCTTACCAGTATGCATTTGAGACTGAGTTATGTGATATtgcttacaaggagaggccagactctGTGTCGAACTGATTTCAACGAGCCACCGCTCCGGTTGCCAGTGATGTAACTCTGCAAGTATATGTGCATTgtattggaatcggggattcatcaatttttcggaaattattaggttgtggacctgacatgttcaagtaaaatttgttcatttttcagtgttctatcacctccacttggtccaaagCAGATCCTGCGTCATGATGGTTCACCTCAATTTTTTcggaaacgaaagcgtattgactgaAACTCTTCTACAGGAGTTACTGTTGAATGTCCCTCGACAGGAAcagtacattgaagctcgttgaaatctgttgggcgcagggtctggcctctccatGTTAGACATAATATGAGTGCAGAGCTAGTCATAGCaaagcagtgccagactcagcttggATATGCGGTTTTCATAAATATATATCACCAGTTGTGATTCAGTGGATGGTTGTTTAATTACTCACTTATGAGAAAATGAAGTTACCCAAGTCATAATTGAATACTTCAGTAAAATTATTTGCAGCATTTTGTATGCATTTTCTGTAAATGTGGATGTTACAATAGATATTTCTTCTTAAGTATTAGCTCTGAAGGGTAGGAGATTTGAGACTGAACAAGTCCATGCAAACTATCTTCCTCATGATCCATATCGATGTGACATACAAATGAGAGAAAGAAATTTTTTCAAACAAGGTCCAGTGTCATAAGAAGGTAACAGCAGCTCATCACATTCTCATAATATCTGAGAGACTcacgaccccctgtgggtgagggcggtagaataacacccgcggtatcccctgcatgttgtaagaggtgTCTAATAGGGACcctatgggctctgaactttgaagcataggttggcaaccacagggcccttagctcagttctggcattgcttccacttccttgtgtcagactcctcactttcatctaatctatccgacctcccttggtcaaatcttattcttttctgaccccaaagCTATTAGTTTTttaagggctagggagtctttcattttcatgcccttcgtggcccttgtctttctttggcagataccttaatttttcacctgtgttggatcccttccattttgtttttctctgattagtgttatataaagggtggttgcctagttgtacttcctcttaaaacagtaatcaccaccatcactactcaGACTCACGCTATCATAAGGACTTCCTAACTTTCAAAACTATATTGAATATGACATCAAAAGTATTTTTAGCTATAAGCTATTTTAACTGTTAACAAATTTTCAAACCATAATTTGATAATATCACTCATCCCTCCCCGCCCCTCTTTCCATAACACTTTACTTTAGTTTGAACTAAGTTAATTATTTTGAAGGTTTTCagatgtctttttaggattaagaaGAGATGAATATGTCCTTACTTCTTGCAAATATTACACCTAAACAGGACGTAGCACTAGCCAAAACATGCACTACAGCTTTAAATTTGCCAAAGTCATATAAATATTATCGATTAGGTGGAATCAAGTTATTTCTCTCAATTGTAAGCCAGTGTGTTTGAAGTCTAAATGATAAGGAAAAAAGGGATGtaaaattgtttttaaattttactaTCTCCAAGCCCCTGTGTTGTATTTTATAATGTTCAAGATATTTTATGGAGTTTATAATCATAATTCTTTTCTTATCTTCTAGGTTCTGAACTAGCACTCATGTACAATGATGAATCGGTGCTAGAAAATCATCATCTGGCTGTTGCTTTCAAACTACTCCAGAATGAAGGATGTGACATTTTTGTGAATATGGGTAAGAAGCAGAGGCAGACACTCCGTAAGATGGTCATAGACATGGTGTTATCGACAGACATGTCTAAACATATGAGCCTGTTGGCGGACCTGAAAACCATGGTGGAGACAAAGAAAGTGGCTGGCTCTGGTGTTCTTCTCCTTGATAACTACACTGACAGAATACAAGTTCTAGAGAACCTAGTTCACTGTGCTGACCTCAGCAATCCAACCAAACCACTGGCGCTATATAAGCGATGGGTTGAATTGCTCATGGAGGAGTTCTTCCAGCAGGGTGACCGTGAACGAGAGCAGAATTTGGACATCAGCCCTATGTGTGACCGACACAGTGCCACAATAGAGAAATCCCAGGTAGATACTAATTACTATTTATTCTTTGAAAACGATTATTTCCCTTGATACCATAATTTAAAAAAGCTAACAGTCCATCAGTTACCATATCTTCTATGGATTTAACTCCTGATCCTTCCTGAGCATTTATGAATCTTTGTCATCTAGCATGTCCTGCAACAAGTAAAATATCTTCTTTGTTATTTTCAGGTTGGCTTCATTGATTATATTGTACATCCATTGTGGGAAACATGGGCAGATCTTGTCCATCCGGATGCACAAGATATACTTGACACCTTGGAAGAGAATCGTGATTGGTACCAGAGCATGATTCCTCCCAGTCCTCCTCCATCAGAGTTCTGTGAACAGGGCCATGAGGAAGAAGATGAGGAGggtgaagaagaacaagaagttcaCGTCCATGGCAGTGGAGGAGGACAGGAAGAGGCTGCATCTGGTCCTGCCCAGGATCGAATACGTTTCCAGGTGACACTTGAAGAAGGCGAGGGAGAAGATGGCGAAGATGGAGAAGACTCGGGCGCAGGCTCGGGAATGTGACGGAGGTTCCTGGGACTTTGCAGGAAGCTGCACGAGAAGGTGCAGCAATGGTGGAGGATTAGACAGTGAGGAGAGGATTGAAAGAAATGGCGTACATGTCTTGTCTACCCTCCTCATTCCTTCCTGAGTATGGGAGGGAGACGTCTCAATAGCGATGGTTCCTCTCTGATGATTTATTATCAAATATGTATAATATTACTAGGTTTTCCAGCTTTGATAGAACTGGAAATGTTTTTATCTTGCTTGATGAAAAGAGGAACCAAATGCTTTATTTTATGGAAAGTACAGATGAAAACTATGATAGGAACACAATATCAGCCTGATACAACTGCTCAGTTTGTATTATAACATCTAATGAGAAGAATatgatatttaaataataaaagAATTCAGGAACTGAAGCAATATTCTTAAAAGGAATCATTGTGTCCCTACAGAATGGTAAAAGCTTGGAGTATGTACGTTGACTCGGAGAGGGATTACGAAGACTGCTTTGCAAGCAGAAATACTATTAAATGTGTAATGTCTAAAGAATAACACTCTGGTACCAAAACAATAGAAAGagtagttaaataaataaatgaataccatATTTCAATAACCCTTAATctattttaatatattattaaagagaaaacacataaataatattgttttaatacGTGGCTATTTAGGGAATGTATTTGTGTAAAGTCTCGGTTGGATTTTGGGGCAAATATTGAAACATCTCACCAAACAAGTAGCAGTTTCATTCCTCTTTTGGCAGCTATGAAGATAAATGTATAATTATATATCTACCATATTTATTGTTTCGTTAGCAGAAAGTGTTACTTTTTTGGGGGAAGAGAAAAACGTAGTAAAGAAGAGGAAATAACAGCCAATTAAGATGCAAGTTATTTAACTCTAATTTTGAAAAATGTTTTGAGGTAAAACATTTGAAAAGAGGTTACGTTGTTCATGTTTTAAGCTGGTTGTGACTTGGTTTTCTTTCAAACTCAAAGTAGCTGTGTGAAGCTCATTTTAAAAGCAGAGCCTCTTTAGTTAGTTGGTCTTGATGTTTTGATATAAAACTGTAATGAGTGATGGAAATGCTATACCTCTGTTCTTTACTGTTTTGTAATACTGATTACCTTAAATGAAGTTTAGTGCTCAGGAAAGTGTTTCTGTTCTAGTTTAGGTTAAGCCATGCATTAATAAACATGCAAGGCTGGTACTGTATAAAAAAAGTAGTAAGAACTTATTTTTGGCAATATGTATCCTAAGATGAATATTGTCATGGATGTGATTTCTGACTTTAATGTATGTATCCTAGGATGATATGTTTTGACAGATGTGTTTTCATTCTTAGGACTGTTCAAATAATTTTACTCGTAATGGTATTTGATTTGGTGCCGGTCACCGAAAAAGGAGGTTAAAGAAATGGAGAATAAATGAGTTT is drawn from Anabrus simplex isolate iqAnaSimp1 chromosome 1, ASM4041472v1, whole genome shotgun sequence and contains these coding sequences:
- the dnc gene encoding 3',5'-cyclic-AMP phosphodiesterase, isoforms N/G isoform X2, translated to MLRDIGAPLSGKVRRRSESLGAITFRPASRLILIHFDVENGASPGRSPLDGGASPSAGLVLQNLPQRRESFLYRSDSDFEMSPKSMSRNSSIASESHGEDLIVTPFAQILASLRSVRNNFLSLTNVPTGKSRRSSGAAGGTTPQPRNLAPGDEAYMKLAIETMEELDWCLDQLETIQTHRSVSDMASLKFKRMLNKELSHFSESSKSGNQISEYICSTFLDKQQELDLPSLRIEDTEPRAAKKKERPRHGSNTMSQISGVKRPLCHTNSFTGEKLPKHGVETPHEEDLGRMLGDIDRWGIDIFRIGELSNNRPLTAVAYTCFQNRELLKTFMIPPKVFVTFMMTLEDHYVKDNPFHNSLHAADVTQSTNVLLNSPALESVFTPLEIMAALFAATIHDVDHPGLTNQFLINSSSELALMYNDESVLENHHLAVAFKLLQNEGCDIFVNMGKKQRQTLRKMVIDMVLSTDMSKHMSLLADLKTMVETKKVAGSGVLLLDNYTDRIQVLENLVHCADLSNPTKPLALYKRWVELLMEEFFQQGDREREQNLDISPMCDRHSATIEKSQVGFIDYIVHPLWETWADLVHPDAQDILDTLEENRDWYQSMIPPSPPPSEFCEQGHEEEDEEGEEEQEVHVHGSGGGQEEAASGPAQDRIRFQVTLEEGEGEDGEDGEDSGAGSGM
- the dnc gene encoding 3',5'-cyclic-AMP phosphodiesterase isoform X1: MLRDIGAPLSGKVRRRSESLGAITFRPASRLILIHFDVENGASPGRSPLDGGASPSAGLVLQNLPQRRESFLYRSDSDFEMSPKSMSRNSSIASERFKESEPVLERSHGEDLIVTPFAQILASLRSVRNNFLSLTNVPTGKSRRSSGAAGGTTPQPRNLAPGDEAYMKLAIETMEELDWCLDQLETIQTHRSVSDMASLKFKRMLNKELSHFSESSKSGNQISEYICSTFLDKQQELDLPSLRIEDTEPRAAKKKERPRHGSNTMSQISGVKRPLCHTNSFTGEKLPKHGVETPHEEDLGRMLGDIDRWGIDIFRIGELSNNRPLTAVAYTCFQNRELLKTFMIPPKVFVTFMMTLEDHYVKDNPFHNSLHAADVTQSTNVLLNSPALESVFTPLEIMAALFAATIHDVDHPGLTNQFLINSSSELALMYNDESVLENHHLAVAFKLLQNEGCDIFVNMGKKQRQTLRKMVIDMVLSTDMSKHMSLLADLKTMVETKKVAGSGVLLLDNYTDRIQVLENLVHCADLSNPTKPLALYKRWVELLMEEFFQQGDREREQNLDISPMCDRHSATIEKSQVGFIDYIVHPLWETWADLVHPDAQDILDTLEENRDWYQSMIPPSPPPSEFCEQGHEEEDEEGEEEQEVHVHGSGGGQEEAASGPAQDRIRFQVTLEEGEGEDGEDGEDSGAGSGM
- the dnc gene encoding 3',5'-cyclic-AMP phosphodiesterase isoform X3, with product MSTSVLRIKHRSSFWEKFWQQRTRRDIHGEDLIVTPFAQILASLRSVRNNFLSLTNVPTGKSRRSSGAAGGTTPQPRNLAPGDEAYMKLAIETMEELDWCLDQLETIQTHRSVSDMASLKFKRMLNKELSHFSESSKSGNQISEYICSTFLDKQQELDLPSLRIEDTEPRAAKKKERPRHGSNTMSQISGVKRPLCHTNSFTGEKLPKHGVETPHEEDLGRMLGDIDRWGIDIFRIGELSNNRPLTAVAYTCFQNRELLKTFMIPPKVFVTFMMTLEDHYVKDNPFHNSLHAADVTQSTNVLLNSPALESVFTPLEIMAALFAATIHDVDHPGLTNQFLINSSSELALMYNDESVLENHHLAVAFKLLQNEGCDIFVNMGKKQRQTLRKMVIDMVLSTDMSKHMSLLADLKTMVETKKVAGSGVLLLDNYTDRIQVLENLVHCADLSNPTKPLALYKRWVELLMEEFFQQGDREREQNLDISPMCDRHSATIEKSQVGFIDYIVHPLWETWADLVHPDAQDILDTLEENRDWYQSMIPPSPPPSEFCEQGHEEEDEEGEEEQEVHVHGSGGGQEEAASGPAQDRIRFQVTLEEGEGEDGEDGEDSGAGSGM
- the dnc gene encoding 3',5'-cyclic-AMP phosphodiesterase isoform X4 encodes the protein MTLNKEQTSEDFQFFYLFDGVSLIRLIMDVSFLVGVALFQFKRMLNKELSHFSESSKSGNQISEYICSTFLDKQQELDLPSLRIEDTEPRAAKKKERPRHGSNTMSQISGVKRPLCHTNSFTGEKLPKHGVETPHEEDLGRMLGDIDRWGIDIFRIGELSNNRPLTAVAYTCFQNRELLKTFMIPPKVFVTFMMTLEDHYVKDNPFHNSLHAADVTQSTNVLLNSPALESVFTPLEIMAALFAATIHDVDHPGLTNQFLINSSSELALMYNDESVLENHHLAVAFKLLQNEGCDIFVNMGKKQRQTLRKMVIDMVLSTDMSKHMSLLADLKTMVETKKVAGSGVLLLDNYTDRIQVLENLVHCADLSNPTKPLALYKRWVELLMEEFFQQGDREREQNLDISPMCDRHSATIEKSQVGFIDYIVHPLWETWADLVHPDAQDILDTLEENRDWYQSMIPPSPPPSEFCEQGHEEEDEEGEEEQEVHVHGSGGGQEEAASGPAQDRIRFQVTLEEGEGEDGEDGEDSGAGSGM